The following coding sequences lie in one Frigoribacterium sp. SL97 genomic window:
- a CDS encoding ABC transporter permease, producing the protein MNFFVEAFAWLADPIHWTGADGIPTRLGQHLWYSALSVVIASVIAVPVGYLIGHTGRGRSIAVSISGGARALPSFGVITLIALSVGIGLTAPIISFVILAIPSVLAGAYSGFEAVDRKTVDAARAVGMTEWQIMTKVEMPLGLPLLIGGIRSAVLQVVATATLATFVGAGGLGSYIITGLRANDYPKMLAGSILVIALAVVLEILFSIVQRLVVPAGVTAGRPTDIRSRAVRPGAVTATPLTKGTQ; encoded by the coding sequence GTGAACTTCTTCGTCGAGGCGTTCGCCTGGCTCGCGGACCCGATCCACTGGACGGGTGCCGACGGCATCCCCACGAGGCTGGGCCAGCACCTCTGGTACAGCGCCCTCTCGGTGGTGATCGCCTCGGTGATCGCCGTTCCCGTCGGGTACCTCATCGGACACACCGGCCGTGGTCGCTCGATCGCCGTCTCGATCTCGGGCGGCGCGCGTGCCCTGCCCTCCTTCGGCGTCATCACCCTGATCGCCCTGTCCGTCGGCATCGGCCTCACCGCGCCGATCATCTCGTTCGTCATCCTGGCGATCCCGTCGGTGCTCGCCGGTGCCTACTCGGGGTTCGAGGCCGTCGACCGCAAGACCGTCGACGCCGCACGGGCCGTCGGCATGACCGAGTGGCAGATCATGACGAAGGTCGAGATGCCCCTCGGCCTGCCCCTGTTGATCGGCGGCATCCGGTCCGCCGTCCTCCAGGTCGTCGCGACGGCGACCCTCGCCACCTTCGTCGGCGCGGGCGGTCTCGGCAGCTACATCATCACGGGCCTCCGGGCGAACGACTACCCGAAGATGCTGGCGGGCTCCATCCTCGTCATCGCCCTCGCGGTCGTCCTCGAGATCCTCTTCTCGATCGTCCAGCGTCTCGTCGTCCCCGCCGGGGTCACGGCCGGGCGCCCCACCGACATCCGCTCCAGGGCCGTCCGGCCCGGGGCGGTCACGGCAACACCCCTCACGAAAGGCACACAGTGA
- a CDS encoding ABC transporter substrate-binding protein, whose translation MITANKKGRLTVLGAVAIGAMVALAGCASSDPLSSGDSSASSDGDTLVIGSQQYYSNEIIAELYAQALEAKGYTVDRQYQIGQREVYLPELESGKIDVFPEYTGNLLQYYDKDETAKSPEEVETALAAALPSGLTALKAAAASDQDSYNVTKEFSEENDITSLADLKDYSGTLTLGAPPENAERPYGPPGLKSIYGVDVTSTPIDDGGGPLTVKALTDGSVQLADIYTASPLIAENDLVTLEDPENMILPQNVVPIVSDKVDSDAQDVIDSVDEVLSASDLQKLNSKSQTDKESSATIAKDYLTEKGLLDI comes from the coding sequence GTGATCACAGCGAACAAGAAAGGCCGGCTCACCGTTCTCGGCGCAGTCGCGATCGGGGCCATGGTGGCCCTGGCAGGGTGCGCGTCGAGCGACCCGCTGAGCTCCGGCGACTCGTCGGCGTCGAGCGACGGCGACACGCTCGTCATCGGCTCGCAGCAGTACTACTCGAACGAGATCATCGCCGAGTTGTACGCCCAGGCCCTCGAGGCCAAGGGCTACACGGTCGACCGTCAGTACCAGATCGGTCAGCGCGAGGTCTACCTGCCCGAGCTCGAGTCCGGCAAGATCGACGTCTTCCCCGAGTACACCGGCAACCTGTTGCAGTACTACGACAAGGACGAGACCGCCAAGTCGCCCGAAGAGGTCGAGACGGCCCTCGCCGCCGCGTTGCCCTCCGGTCTGACCGCGTTGAAGGCCGCCGCGGCGTCCGACCAGGACAGCTACAACGTGACGAAGGAGTTCTCCGAGGAGAACGACATCACGAGCCTGGCCGACCTCAAGGACTACTCCGGCACGCTGACGTTGGGTGCTCCGCCCGAGAACGCCGAACGTCCCTACGGCCCTCCCGGGTTGAAGAGCATCTACGGTGTCGACGTCACCTCGACGCCGATCGACGACGGCGGTGGCCCGTTGACGGTCAAGGCCCTGACCGACGGCAGCGTCCAGCTGGCCGACATCTACACGGCCAGCCCGTTGATCGCCGAGAACGACCTCGTCACCCTGGAAGACCCCGAGAACATGATCCTGCCGCAGAACGTGGTGCCGATCGTGTCCGACAAGGTCGACTCCGACGCCCAGGACGTCATCGACAGCGTCGACGAGGTCCTGAGCGCCTCCGACCTGCAGAAGCTCAACTCGAAGAGCCAGACCGACAAGGAGTCCTCGGCCACCATCGCCAAGGACTACCTGACCGAGAAGGGCCTGCTCGACATCTAG
- a CDS encoding DedA family protein — translation MNDVLTTLLDLVQSVDPVLRTVLAGIAMVLETSVLLGLIVPGDTVAIVSATAVGSPFEFGALVVALVLGALVGESVGFALGRFFGPRIRASALGRRLGEANWVRAENYLARRGGIAVFVSRFLPVLHSLIPLTVGTSPMRYRTFLTWTAPACLLWALAYVSVGAAAAGGYRELADRLHQAGYVFVGIIVAFVLLVVVVKKVLHRREERHMTRPDGDAGDGTS, via the coding sequence GTGAACGACGTGCTGACGACCCTGCTCGACCTGGTGCAGTCCGTCGATCCCGTGCTGAGGACGGTGCTGGCCGGCATCGCCATGGTGCTCGAGACGTCGGTGCTGCTAGGCCTGATCGTGCCGGGCGACACGGTGGCGATCGTGTCGGCCACGGCGGTGGGGTCACCCTTCGAGTTCGGTGCGCTCGTGGTCGCCCTCGTCCTCGGCGCCCTGGTGGGCGAGAGCGTCGGGTTCGCCCTCGGCCGGTTCTTCGGACCGAGGATCCGCGCGAGCGCGCTCGGACGACGCCTCGGCGAGGCGAACTGGGTCCGGGCCGAGAACTACCTCGCGCGACGGGGCGGCATCGCCGTCTTCGTCTCGAGGTTCCTGCCGGTTCTGCACTCGCTCATCCCGTTGACGGTGGGCACGAGCCCCATGCGCTACCGGACGTTCCTCACCTGGACGGCCCCCGCCTGCCTCCTCTGGGCCCTCGCCTACGTCTCCGTCGGCGCGGCGGCCGCGGGCGGCTACCGCGAGCTGGCGGACCGACTGCACCAGGCCGGGTACGTCTTCGTCGGCATCATCGTCGCGTTCGTCCTGCTGGTCGTCGTCGTGAAGAAAGTCCTGCACCGCCGCGAGGAGCGCCACATGACACGCCCCGACGGGGACGCGGGCGACGGGACGTCCTGA
- a CDS encoding ABC transporter permease codes for MNWIWSNSDYILDKTIVHLGLSVPPVILAFVISLPIGWFANRYRVSRGILTVAGLFYAIPSLPLLIALPVVFGTSLRSPVNIVIGLTLYGIALMVRSVADALAAVEADVTQSATAVGYSSWQRFWRVEFPLAGPVMLAGLRVVVVSTVSLATVGGVLGVNGLGLLFIDGFQRDITAEIVAGIVLTIVMALVLDFLLVLLGRVLMPWSRKDAKIKPVAPLQDRQKVVLP; via the coding sequence GTGAACTGGATCTGGTCCAACAGCGACTACATCCTCGACAAGACGATCGTGCACCTCGGCCTGAGCGTGCCGCCGGTCATCCTGGCGTTCGTCATCTCGCTGCCCATCGGCTGGTTCGCGAACCGCTACCGGGTGTCGAGGGGAATCCTCACGGTCGCCGGTCTGTTCTACGCGATTCCGTCCTTGCCCCTCCTCATCGCCCTGCCGGTGGTCTTCGGCACCTCGCTGCGGAGTCCCGTCAACATCGTCATCGGCCTCACCCTCTACGGCATCGCCCTCATGGTCCGATCGGTGGCCGACGCCCTCGCCGCCGTCGAGGCCGACGTCACGCAGTCGGCGACGGCCGTGGGCTACTCGTCCTGGCAACGGTTCTGGAGGGTCGAGTTCCCCCTGGCGGGTCCGGTCATGCTCGCCGGTCTGCGGGTCGTCGTGGTGAGCACGGTCAGCCTCGCCACGGTCGGAGGGGTGCTCGGCGTCAACGGTCTGGGACTCCTCTTCATCGACGGCTTCCAGCGCGACATCACCGCCGAGATCGTGGCGGGGATCGTGCTCACCATCGTCATGGCCCTCGTGCTGGACTTCCTGCTCGTGCTCCTCGGGCGGGTCCTCATGCCCTGGAGCCGCAAGGACGCCAAGATCAAGCCCGTCGCTCCCCTCCAGGACCGCCAGAAGGTCGTGCTGCCGTGA